One stretch of Tepiditoga spiralis DNA includes these proteins:
- a CDS encoding PaaI family thioesterase, translated as MELNNNSMSFAWGKENEKGLKLDIDFKEGKSNTKFSLNKSFCGWADVIHGGIIATILDEVMAWSVISLDKRVVTAEMNIKYKKPLYSNTEYKAFGEIIENKKRVFKTYGKIVDTNGKILAESYGTYMAFKG; from the coding sequence ATGGAATTAAATAACAATTCAATGAGTTTTGCATGGGGAAAAGAAAATGAAAAAGGATTAAAGTTGGATATTGATTTTAAAGAAGGAAAGTCTAATACTAAATTTTCTTTAAATAAAAGTTTTTGTGGTTGGGCCGATGTTATTCATGGTGGAATAATAGCTACTATTTTAGATGAGGTAATGGCTTGGTCTGTAATTTCGCTTGATAAAAGAGTTGTAACTGCTGAAATGAACATAAAGTATAAAAAACCTTTGTATAGTAATACAGAGTATAAAGCTTTTGGTGAAATAATAGAAAATAAAAAAAGAGTTTTTAAAACTTATGGAAAGATTGTAGATACAAATGGAAAAATATTAGCAGAATCTTATGGAACTTATATGGCTTTTAAAGGGTGA